From the Paraflavitalea soli genome, the window TATATGCTGGGTGAAAAGGCAAAAGCCGAGGTACCTGGAATACAATTGGTCACCCGCCTGTGGTCGCTGACCAATAACGGACCTGCCCTCACCGTCAACAACAAGCTGGTGAAAGAGAAAGCGGCAGCCTACATCGATGCAAACTGGTTCAAAGTTTTTCACTATGATTTTCTCAGCGGCAGTGCAGATAACTTCAACCGCCACCCTTTTAGCCTGGTATTGACAGCTACAGCCGCCAGGAAATATTTCGACACCGAAAACGCTGTAGGCAAGATCATTCATATAGATACCCTCGACTACCAGGTGCAGGGCGTGATAAAGGATTACCCTACCAATTCCAGTTTTGCCTATGATATGTTCATCCCCCTGGCAGCCAAACATGCCAATGCCAAAAGTCTGAAGGATGATGAAACATGGAGCAACTTTAACTACCTCACTTTCGTGAGGTTGAACCCCTCGGCCAATCCACAAACTACTGCCACCAGGCTCAGGGCCATTTACAAAAAGAACAGGCAACAAGACAATACTGCTGTACAGCTAACAGCCCTGCGCGATATGCATTTCGAAACAGGTCTGCAATCCTCACAACTGGGACATGGCAACCGGAAGGTGGTGAACATCTTTATGATATTGGGCATTGTGTTGCTGGTGATCGCCTGCATGAATTACGTAAACCTTACCACTGCCAGGGCCACCATGCGCCTCAAGGAAGTAAGTGTGCGCAAGATCGTAGGCGCCGACAGAAAACACCTCTTCGGCCAGTTTGTACTGGAATCAGCATTGATAAGCCTGTTGTCCCTTGGCTTAACTTTATTGGTGATTAAGCTCTGCCTGCCTTTATTTAACCAGGTTACAGAAAGAAGATTTACCTTACCACTGTTATCATCTCCGTTATGGACCATCCTGGGCAGTACTTTCATAGCCAGCGTGCTACTCACCAGCATATACCCGGCCTTACTGCTGTCGTCCTTCCAACCCATTGCCGTATTCAGGGGCTCGGGCATCTTCCGGGTAAAAAATACTTCGCTTAGGAAAACACTGGTCGTATGCCAGTTTACCATATCCATTGTATTGATCGTGGCCACTATTGTGATCTACCGGCAAATGCAATTCATCCAACAGCAAAACGACCAATACGACAAATCACAGGTATTGACTTTTTCCATTCCCTGGTCCGACGCCATGAAAATGAAGAAACCTCAAAGAGAGGGGCTGGCCAAAAATATAGAACAGGCCCTCCGTTCACAGAG encodes:
- a CDS encoding ABC transporter permease encodes the protein MIKTYFKTAWRNLLKHKAGSIINLFGLTIGMSAAVFIFLWVRNELSFDNYHPQAQNIYRIKNLLSVDKTSVWTWETSPYMLGEKAKAEVPGIQLVTRLWSLTNNGPALTVNNKLVKEKAAAYIDANWFKVFHYDFLSGSADNFNRHPFSLVLTATAARKYFDTENAVGKIIHIDTLDYQVQGVIKDYPTNSSFAYDMFIPLAAKHANAKSLKDDETWSNFNYLTFVRLNPSANPQTTATRLRAIYKKNRQQDNTAVQLTALRDMHFETGLQSSQLGHGNRKVVNIFMILGIVLLVIACMNYVNLTTARATMRLKEVSVRKIVGADRKHLFGQFVLESALISLLSLGLTLLVIKLCLPLFNQVTERRFTLPLLSSPLWTILGSTFIASVLLTSIYPALLLSSFQPIAVFRGSGIFRVKNTSLRKTLVVCQFTISIVLIVATIVIYRQMQFIQQQNDQYDKSQVLTFSIPWSDAMKMKKPQREGLAKNIEQALRSQSGIENVSIMNGGSVLDYRSFSSGGTDWDGRVEGFDPGITFFSADTNFRKILNLQLADGRWFIPNSVADAHNAILNETAVRELGIRKPVIGQRFVARGDTGVVIGVVKDFYYKNMHEKIDPVVIKNDAEYAFSFLVKTVPGKASAAQAAIAQVYKAQVPGSIFEYKFLDDEFDHLYREDHKTASLIWTFSLLAIFISCLGLYGLAAFSAERRHKEISIRKVLGASMHSIVSLLSKEFVYLVLAALLLATPLAWWAMNNWLQDFAYRIHIQWWMFVLAGVLAVAITLVTVGFQAIKAALMNPVKNLRSE